DNA from Pseudophryne corroboree isolate aPseCor3 chromosome 7, aPseCor3.hap2, whole genome shotgun sequence:
gatgtggtcagggccctgaaaatataggttccaggacggctggagtcaggaaaactgacttgctgttatcctgtatgcacccaacaaactgggtgctcttgcttctaagcagacttttgctagttggatgtgtaatacaattcagcttgcacattctgtggcaggcctgccacttccaaaatatgtaaatgcccattccacaaggaaggtgggctcatcttgggcggctgcccgaggggtctcggctttacaactttgccgagcggctatttagtcaggggcaaacacgtttgtaaaatcctacaaatttgataacctggctaaggaggacctggagttctctcattcggtgctgcagagtcatccgcactctcccgcccgtttgggagctttggtataatccccatggtcctttcaggaaccccagcatccactaggacgatagagaaaataagaatttacttaccgataattctatttctcggagtccgtagtggatgctgggcgcccatcccaagtgcggattatctgcaatacttgtacatagttacaaaaatcgggttattattgttgtgagccatctttcagaggctccgctgttatcatactgttaactgggttcagatcacaggttgtacagtgtgattggtgtggctggtatgagtcttacccgggattcataaatccttccttattgtgtacgctcgtccgggcacagtatcctaactgaggcttggaggagggtcatagggggaggagccagtgcacaccacctgatcctaaagctttactttttgtgccctgtctcctgcggagccgctattccccatggtcctttcaggaaccccagcatccactacggactccgagaaatagaattatcggtaagtaaattcttattattactaatatgctagaatatatgtgtgtgtgtggaaggtaGGGAGCAATTACACCAGTATGTGTTCAACAGATTTAAGATtcaatcgttagatatattggctgtcggctgtgctgcgcggccgacgcgatacgtctgtgaacgacggagttcacagacgtatcgcccgtacacactggccgacggtcccgcgaaatATCggacgttcaagagaacggccgatacatcgaccagtgtgtacgggcctttacagtcACAATACAGGTCAGTATACATGTAAATACAATTACAATACTGATTAATGGTACAATCCATGACAACACAGTCGGTCTTTATTAAACTGCAGAGGAAGTATCTCCATAGAGTGGTCCACATAGATGGGATCAATACCTCATGGCAAACTCTCACACAGGCAGTGAGTGACGTTGTCTCCCTGCCGCCCCTCCTACCAACCATTACCATCAACGTATAGGATACTCGGACGGGTAAGCAGTACGCTGCCACTAAgagtgacatgtactaagcagtaataaaagtggagaagtgagcagtcAGCTGCTCGgtttacttttatagtatgcaaattgtaaatgttacgtcagtgcgaattggttgccgtgggcaactcttctccactggctcacctctgttatcactgcttagtacatctgcccctaaaaatTGACTGCCTAACTCCGATATTATCGTTTCCCTGGACCGCATTTGGACATTGCTTTTCTGGATTCTATATGAACTGTCTCCCACAACATTCAGTACCCAGGGTGCCTCGATTCAACGATTAACATTGTGCATGTACCACTCGCCATATGACATTGTACCATTAATCAGTAGTTGTGTTCACATGTACATTGGCCATCCCGATTAGACACTCGAGGAACATCTGCGAATTGTACTTGACTATAGTAAGACTGTTGTTGTTTGATGTTGGAAGAATATACAAGCGCCATTTATTGTGTAATGTATCCCTGTTTAATCTGAAAATGTAAGTTTTTATGATCTGTTTAGTCACATGTTTGCTTCCTCCAAAAGGACTAGTCGCTACACACTATGGAGAGGTTCCAGCCTATACCATTAACTAGAACAGTAACTTCATAAGTATTAGTCAGTGTCTCAGTGATGTCTTGTGCCTGACCAGTTGATGGACTGTGTATTTGTTTGGCCTACAAAACCAATGTCTCAGTTGTATGTAGGTAATGGTTTTCCTTTTAATTGTTTATGTAACTTACAGACTGTAGGGGCAACCAATTTGCACGCTGAACTGAAAGTGTAATCTTTGTAACATTTCGACCCATGCCTTCTGAAAGTGAGTTATAACCAGTGATGTCAGTGGCTTCTCAGAAATGAATTCTTCAGTACTGTATAAGTCCATAAACTAATAAGCGTGGTTCCTATGTCTAGGGATGTACATATGCCCTCAGGATGAGCGGTTTTAAGAATGTATTCTATGAAATATCACACAAACCGTGTAGATTGTTTAAACAAAAGGCATTTTTGTTTTCAAGTTTTGTTATatagtggtttttttctttttcttttggacTTCCTTAGAAGATAATTTACTAAATAATAAATGTTTGGGGGGTAGGTGCATGTATTTAAAAAGTAGGCTTTTAGCACTTAGTCAATTTATGTATTTAAACCTGTTTCTGGTTGGATGATTAATTGCCGTGTATTAATGCTTTTCTTCTTGTTACAGGGATAAAATTAACTAAGAATGAGCTGGAGTTTTTTAACGCGTCTTCTTGAGGAAATTAACAACCACTCCACCTTCGTTGGGAAGGTCTGGCTAACTATCCTCATCATTTTTCGCATTGTACTGACTGCTGTGGGTGGGGAGTCCATATATTATGATGAACAGAGCAAATTTGTATGCAACACACAGCAACCTGGGTGTGAAAATGTGTGTTACGATGCATTTGCGCCATTGTCTCACGTCCGTTTCTGGGTCTTCCAAATCATTCTCATCACTACTCCTTCCATCATGTACTTGGGCTTTGCCATGCACCGGATTGCACGTCGACCAGAAGCGTACCGGAGGCAGTTGGATAAATCTGCAATTAAGGGCAAGAAAAGAGCACCTGTGGTTCACCGGGGTGCTAAACGGGATTATGAAGAAGCAGAGGATGACAATGAAGAAGACCCCATGATTTGCGAAGAAGTGGAACCAGAGAAAGATGCAGAGGAGGGAGACAGAAAGAAACATGATGGGCGTCGTCGCATTAAGAATGATGGCTTGATGAAAGTCTATGTGTTGCAGCTGCTTTTTCGGTCAGTCCTAGAAGTTGGATTTCTCATGGGACAGTACGTGTTATATGGGTTTGAAGTGATTCCATATTACGTGTGCACTCGGAGCCCTTGTCCTCACACTGTGGATTGCTTTGTGTCTAGGCCCACTGAGAAGACCATATTCCTTCTAATTATGTATGCAGTCAGCGCCTTGTGCCTTCTGCTCAATGTGTGTGAGCTGTTCCACTTGGGGGTTGGTGGCATTCGAGACTCTCTCAAGGAGCGAAGCAAAGAGTCTCAGGATCCAAAATACCCTAAAAAGGCTCCTAGTGCTCCCCCTAACTACCACTCCGTACTGAAGAAAGGGAAGGTGCCGAACGGCAAGATGATGTTCCCTGAGAATGAGGGGTCTGAGGCTTTTGAGCTACCAGCTATACACGATCTGGACAGGCTACGCCAGCATCTCAAGATGGCCCAAGAACACCTTGACTTGGCATTCCAGTTCAACCCTGCGGCTGAAACTACCAACGCATCTAGAAGTAGTAGTCCTGAGGCCAATAGCATAGCCGCAGAGCAGAACAGACTCAATCGCGCACAGGAGAAGGGAGGAGGAGTACGCGAGAAAGCAGGTAAGGGAAAATTAGAAACTTAAGTTCAGGTCACAAGCAAATTACATATAGAGGGGAATTAAATTGACTCCGAAGGGGGTGAACTGCCATTGCTGCAGCGTTTAAACACCGGCAGCATAAGACCGATTTACGCCCTTTGCCTGTCTGGATTTGTAACCCTTTCGCTCAAAAAATGCTCTCTACCCTATGGGATAGGAAACACATTTTGGCAGAAATCCCGCCGCCATAAAGTGTGGCGGGTGTTGTGGGAATTCGTCCTGGCGAACAAGTCTCCGGCAGTTGAATTCCCAACATGGGCAGGGGATCAACTGTTTGAAACTTGACTAAAAGCTTCTAAATTTGGTTAGGGGTCAGCTGTTCTGAAAAGCAAAGCTAGTGGCACACAGACATTAAGTGATATTAAGTTGTACAATTCTAAATGACGGGATAATATAGATACTTCGTTTTCACACACTATCCACCTGTGGGCGTTAATTTCATGCTAGAGTTTGTTCCTTTTGGGGATTTTTATTTCTTCTCCTTCCTTAAGGCTATTGGCATTTGAGTATTGCTATTGCAGTTGGTTTACATTGCACGTTCTAAAAGAATGATACTTAAGAACTGCTGTAATTTTATCTACTTTGCATAAATCCCCTAATTAAACTAATAAACAGTAGTTGACATTTTCCTCCTTTTTTAAAAATATCTAAAGATCtaatttggttgttttttttttttttttttctctaatccTTCAAGGAAGTGTATTTATTAGTTTTCCTTGAAGAGGCAAATACTGTGCCTTCCGCCACTTCCATGACCTCCTTTTTCTCCCAAAATACGTCATATTGGTTGTCTTTGGCTGGATTATCGTTGCTGCATTATTCTTAATGTAAAGCAATTGGTTTACTATTAGTGTATTTGTGTAGGGGGAGGTGGGAGCACAGTTTAATGGTTACCTGTTTTGGTCTTATTAAAAGCCCATAAAACATTTGGGTATTAATGAACAATCACCATGTTACATTAtataaaagagagaaaaaaaaatcctttccccctatttttaattggAGGGCTTTAAGGCTAATCTGATGTCCACAAAATAAAATATGAAACTGCGCTTATAACTTTAAAATTTCAATTAAATAACAAATGGAATGTATTAAAAACTcctttaataaataaattaatatacaCCGAAAATTATAAAAAGCAATTTCATGTGCATCACTTAATTAATAAAATCTTCTATTACTAGTGCTTGCACAATAGTTCATATTTAACCAAATATAATTATGTGCCTGTTCCTATGGAAACCTACGATTAGTGACCCATAGTAGGCAACTGTCCAGCGGTATAATAATTACCACATCCGTGGAGTCCTTTTTTAGCAGAGATAGATCAAGCATAAAGTTGATCCCTTGGTAGTGATGCAAATTCAAGCTGGTTAGTCCAGTGTACTGTTCAGAAAGGGTCCAGAAGTTTTGGTTCAAGCTCTCAATGTATCATGGCAAATCCCATAAGTGAAGAGGAACAGAGGATAGCATTTAATCTGATGTCAAACTGGCTAAAAATTCAAAACGGAGCCTCTGGTTTTACTacagtttttttttggtgtttaatGATCATTATTATTAGTTGGCGTTCTCCATTTTAATGCAAGTTTTCATGTGGAATTTAGGGGTGCTTTGTGATACTGTACAGTGTATTATTGTTACAGGCTTATCTAATGATATTTTTTGTTTTCCCCACAGGTTTGTGATTGCTGAAGATAGGGGTGGGAAATGGGGGAACTTGGGGTTTTGAAAATCCTAGAACACAACTGGAATTAAGTTACAGTGGGGGTGGGGTCTGGATTCACCCCGACCAGAAACCTCCGTAGGGTGAAGAAAAGGGATCGTCTGGAGAGAGCATGGGGTGTGAATGCTCCTCTGTTCTGCTAGCTCAAGCTGCATCGTGCCTGAAAACGATACTTCATTAACTTTCCAAGTACTGCTCCCTGCTCCGAGCAGCCAGCTGTGGAAGAAGATTGATACCACTGGTTTACACAGGCTGCCACCAGAGGTTGCTGTAAATGTGATAATACAGTGGTTGAGGTGTGCATAAAATAGTGGTACTAGCTTCATTTCATTTCAGTTTGTTTTGTATTAACTATAGCATTTTCTGGCCAGAAcatttttattgtttatatatctttttttttttttttccccctttaaaAATATTAGTGATAGTATAGTGGGGAAAATGCAAACATGTCGGTACAATTGTGTTATGAAGATGGATGAGATGTGGTACTGTAGATTGTCTACAGCCTGGCACACTTCAGCCACAGACCCCTTGTTATGGGGTGGGGGTCAGAAGTGAACTTTGTTAGGCATGTTATGATTTTGTTTATATGTTGTAACTAttgttttatgtatgtataatCTATAGTGCAGACGCACTCAACGCGCAGGACAATGATTCGGAAGAATCTACGATCATATGGGGGATAGGAGGAGAATATTTCAAACCTCTTATTTTGAAAGCTTTAACATTCCATTACATCTCCTTCCTGCTCTGCACACCTTCATTCCTGGTGGCACGATCTTCCAGTGCCACAGTGCTATTAAAGGGGGTGAGCGCTTTCATTTCAGTTTAcattgggggaggggggcttatttgCCTTAACCCTTCGCAGTTAGTTGGGTTTAGATGAAAAGCCATCTGGCAGCCGGGAGGGGGGCTGCACATTCCTTCACGCTCTCCTTTGCAAATACCAAAAGTATATTCTCATGGAAAAGCAGAGGGAGGTTGTACTCCTATCTATGCAGAGGTGAAGAGCTGACTCGAAACTTCCATTATGTGCTTTAAACTACATTCCTAGTATTTTA
Protein-coding regions in this window:
- the LOC134944882 gene encoding gap junction gamma-1 protein-like, yielding MSWSFLTRLLEEINNHSTFVGKVWLTILIIFRIVLTAVGGESIYYDEQSKFVCNTQQPGCENVCYDAFAPLSHVRFWVFQIILITTPSIMYLGFAMHRIARRPEAYRRQLDKSAIKGKKRAPVVHRGAKRDYEEAEDDNEEDPMICEEVEPEKDAEEGDRKKHDGRRRIKNDGLMKVYVLQLLFRSVLEVGFLMGQYVLYGFEVIPYYVCTRSPCPHTVDCFVSRPTEKTIFLLIMYAVSALCLLLNVCELFHLGVGGIRDSLKERSKESQDPKYPKKAPSAPPNYHSVLKKGKVPNGKMMFPENEGSEAFELPAIHDLDRLRQHLKMAQEHLDLAFQFNPAAETTNASRSSSPEANSIAAEQNRLNRAQEKGGGVREKAGL